One genomic window of Caenorhabditis elegans chromosome I includes the following:
- the haps-1 gene encoding Essential protein Yae1 N-terminal domain-containing protein (Confirmed by transcript evidence), whose product MSNHHSSCSSRTGGAHRRCDCTEDLTENDKLWNDFEGCAQAVARLYSDSSWRNFRGAAEGTTQLYKTSTDSYRRGFEKGFSSGCTSIAKEILQAFRDPSKIDMNIVLEVLYRNMAIPREERLTVNTQNGISSDTLAAVELFQQALNQPQVPPLSTLSLLPPTTREQTTDTLDEFLASQVQRHRKRQRSPNNSTTSPTSQMKRQRRL is encoded by the exons ATGTCGAATCATCACTCGAGCTGTTCTTCGAGAACTGGCGGTGCCCACCGTCGTTGTGATTGTACTGAGGATCTGACGGAAAACGATAAGCTGTGGAATGACTTTGAAGGATGTGCTCAAGCTGTGGCTCGTCTCTATTCGGACTCCTCTTGGAGAAATTTCAGAGGCGCTGCAGAGGGAACCACGCAGTTGTACAAA acatcTACTGACAGTTATCGTCGAGGATTTGAGAAGGGATTTTCATCGGGTTGTACGAGTATTGCCAAGGAAATATTACAAGCATTTCGAGATCCATCCAAAATTGATATGAACATAGTTCTCGAAGTATTATACAGAAATATGGCAATTCCGCGAGAGGAACGACTTACCGTCAATACTCAAAACGGAATCTCATCCGACACCTTAGCGGCGGTTGAACTTTTTCAGCAG gcACTGAACCAGCCGCAAGTCCCACCGCTGAGCACATTGAGCCTATTGCCACCGACAACTAGAGAACAGACGACAGACACTTTGGACGAGTTTCTCGCTAGTCAG gttcaaCGCCACCGAAAACGTCAGCGATCACCAAATAACTCAACGACATCTCCAACGTCACAAATGAAACGTCAACGACGTCTTTAA
- the C48B6.2 gene encoding U3 small nucleolar ribonucleoprotein imp3 (Confirmed by transcript evidence) yields MVRKLKTHEQKLLKKTDFMSWQVDQQGKQGDMLRKFYVKKREHYALYNTLAAKSREVADLIKNLSESDPFRSKCTEDMLTKFYAAGLVPTSDTLERIGKVTGASFARRRLPVVMRNIGMCESVKTASDLVEQGHVRIGTKLVTDPAFMVTRSSEDMITWTKASKIKKHVMDYNNTRDDFDLMD; encoded by the exons ATGGTGCGAAAACTGAAAACCCATGAGCAAAAGCTGCTTAAAAAGACTGACTTTATGTCATGGCAAGTCGATCAGCAAGGAAAACAAGGAGATATGCTCAGAAA attctatgtgaaaaaaagagagcacTACGCTTTGTACAACACTTTGGCTGCAAAG agtCGTGAAGTAGCTGATCTTATCAAAAACCTATCAGAATCGGATCCCTTCCGATCAAAATGCACAGAGGATATGCTCACCAAATTTTACGCAGCTGGACTTGTGCCCACTAGTGATACGTTGGAAAGAATTGGAAAG gtgACTGGAGCATCATTCGCTCGTCGTCGTCTTCCAGTCGTGATGAGAAATATTGGAATGTGTGAATCAGTCAAAACTGCGTCAGATCTCGTGGAGCAGGGACACGTTCGAATCGGAACGAAACTGGTTACCGATCCAGCATTTATGGTTACACGATCGTCTGAAGATATGATCACATGGACGAAAGCTTCGAAAATCAAGAAACACGTCATGGATTATAATAATACTCGAGACGATTTCGATCTCAtggattaa